The window CTGAACTAATAATAGGCTAAATTAGTGATAACATCAGCTTTATTAGGTAGGTTTGTGGACGAGCATGCATCTCGTAAAGCTAAGATTCTGCTGCAGTGGAGATCAGCTTTATTCTTGTAGTACAATTATTCCGTTCCCTTCCGTTTCCGTCCGTCCATCCGTCCAGAGAAGAAGAAAAACACACGGTAGCAGTAGGCTGTGTCAGAGCGAGGAGAATAAACATGTGCGTCTTTGGAGGCTTCTTCTGATTTGCTAGCTTGTGCTGCCACAGGAATGGAATCATCTTAATAGTAGTTCTTGCgagtatttttattttttattatgcTCGGAGTAGCACAAATTAGTCGGGGAGAAACTGCTAGAGAAAACAGTATATTAAAACCCAgatttgatactccctccgttcaacttTATAGGATGTTTTAGACATTTAGGACAGCAACTAAAACAGTTCAATTCCAGCTATCTAAAATGACTTACAAAAATGAACAAGGGGAGTATTTACTATACCATGCAACTGAACACAATTGTTTTTAAAATAAACAGGAAAACAAACTTTATCAACCTTCATACTGGAGACGAAAAAAGAAAACCAGATACGACTTCCATTTTGACCTCAAAACGTGCTTTGTCTGAGTGACTGACGTGCGTGCATGCAGAGTGCATGGAGATGGTTCAGAGAGTGGAGTTGATGCAGNNNNNNNNNNNNNNNNNNNNNNNNNNNNNNNNNNNNNNNNNNNNNNNNNNNNNNNNNNNNNNNNNNNNNNNNNNNNNNNNNNNNNNNNNNNNNNNNNNNNNNNNNNNNNNNNNNNNNNNNNNNNNNNNNNNNNNNNNNNNNNNNNNNNNNNNNNNNNNNNNNNNNNNNNNNNNNNNNNNNNNNNNNNNNNNNNNNNNNNNNNNNNNNNNNNNNNNNNNNNNNNNNNNNNNNNNNNNNNNNNNNNNNNNNNNNNNNNNNNNNNNNNNNNNNNNNNNNNNNNNNNNNNNNNNNNNNNNNNNNNNNNNNNNNNNNNNNNNNNNNNNNNNNNNNNNNNNNNNNNNNNNNNNNNNNNNNNNNNNNNNNNNNNNNNNNNNNNNNNNNNNNNNNNNNNNNNNNNNNNNNNNNNNNNNNNNNNNNNNNNNNNNNNNNNNNNNNNNNNNNNNNNNNNNNNNNNNNNNNNNNNNNNNNNNNNNNNNNNNNNNNNNNNNNNNNNNNNNNNNNNNNNNNNNNNNNNNNNNNNNNNNNNNNNNNNNNNNNNNNNNNNNNNNNNNNNNNNNNNNNNNNNNNNNNNNNNNNNNNNNNNNNNNNNNNNNNNNNNNNNNNNNNNNNNNNNNNNNNNNNNNNNNNNNNNNNNNNNNNNNNNNNNNNNNNNNNNNNNNNNNNNNNNNNNNNNNNNNNNNNNNNNNNNNNNNNNNNNNNNNNNNNNNNNNNNNNNNNNNNNNNNNNNNNNNNNNNNNNNNNNNNNNNNNNNNTCGTTGGACTGCTTAGGTCGGAGCTACCTACGAACGAGTGTGTAGGTCGATAGAGACGAGACGCCACCTCTCTTAATTATTGCTGCTATTCATGGTTTTGCTAGATATATAGGACCACAAAGGTCCAGATTGAGACGAGACAGAGTCTTTCTTGATTGCTGTTATATGTTGACGTCTTGCTATCTTATCCCATCAATGAAACTGTTGAACATGATTCCACTTCATGTAAGTGTGTGATACAACCATCTAGACTGAACTAGGAGCCACATTGATCTattaatcttctatatctaaatagctaacccccactaactatttctctcaacatgcaagtatgCCACATCATCGCACTACATTCATGAGAAAAGGTCTACCCTCACTACCACatgtctctcaacatgcaagcataccACTTCATCAcgacatgcatgaaaaaaagacCCATCTCAACATACATGAGACTTTTACAGTTAATATATATAGTTAATAAACATTTTACAACTATATAGTAATCAAACATAATAGATTATATgtattttagttttattttttgtaTTATTACTTTAAATATTTATGTTTCATACAACAAATCACATTGAAATATGTTGTAAAATATTTCCGCAACAACGTGTGGGGCATCATCTAGTATTAATAAGATAGCAAGACTCActgcccacacacacacacacaagactcATTGCCCTGTCCAAACATACAAGGACTAATGAGAGACAAATATCAAGCAAAATAAATTGAGATCTAATTTTTTGGGGTTTACACCGAGCTCGCAAAATCTGATACGTAGTTATACAGGTAAGTGCTTTGTCCTTTTCCGTGGGATAATCTTGGTACCATCTCGCTACTTGCTTCATCCGTAAGATGAGGAAATCAATTTTTGTATGCTATGTATCATAAAAATAGAGCAGCGTCACTGTTGTGATATTTTGATCACAATTTATAGAACACTCTTAAAAAAAATGTGTCTTCTGTAGTGCACCAAAATCACGATAGAGAAGAGGTGTGAAGTAGGACCCTCTCATGTATAGCAATTCGGCTAGGGCAAAGCAATTAACACATCCGTCCAAAAACAGAGAGATCATCAAGGTAAAACAGCAATTACATAAGGGAATCACTAGGAATCAGACTACTGATATCCTGCTTCCCATCAGACTAGCAGTGAGCCGTACGATTGGTTTGATTTGATATGTCTGATTCGCCCACTACAACAAATCTGGGAGGTGTACGAATGCCTGCATAAATCACAGGCGCTAGTTACATGGGATTAACTGTTTCCAAAACCTAAAAAGTGGTCGCGTGCTCCCTTGTCTTACAGAGCACACGCGCTCGCGCGCCGTCCGATCCCCATCTCGCGGCCGCGCGCGTTTCAGGTGGAAACCGCCGCTTATCGATGCGTGTGCCAGGTGTCCCCTAGTCGTGGCGTCGTGGTCGAGACCCGTTGGGTGCTCAGAGTGGTCGCGTCTCGTCTCCCCACTTCCATTCCTCCCATTTCGAAACTGCTGCCGAGCGCAGCGGAGCggatcccctttccttccccttccaATCCCCCAAATCCAGAGCAGCCGGCGGCGTGGCCGCGATTCGGTGGCCGTCTTCCTCCggagtgcgggagggatagcgtgcgcGGCGTGAAGGAAGGCGGTGCAGCGCCGGAGACGCGACCGAGGAGGGACGACGCGCGCACCTTCGCCGTGTTGTTCGCGCTGCAGAATCACCTTGCTGTGTGGTAGCAGCAGGCCGCGGCAGAAGGAGCAGCAGTACCGGAGACGCGGCAGAGGAGGAACGGCACGCGCGGCCGCTGTTCGGTTGGCGCAGAGGGGCAAAATCGCGGCCAACAAATCCTTGGTAAGCCCATCGATCTCTTTCGCTCCTTCGCGTTTAGGTTGTCCAAATCGACGCACTCCACCACGGCCGAGGAGAAACGGCACGCGTGCGGCCGCCGTGCGGTTGTTGCAGAGGTGCCGAATCGTGGCGGGTGATGCGCTCCTCCACGTATGACGAAATCGACTAGCAGATGGCAGAATGGATGACACACTTGTTAATTTTGGGACGGATGACGACATGGGGCATTTGGTGTTCTTAGGCTACTGGTGAACTAGGATTCAAAGGCTGTAGATTAGGCGATGTTTTTTGGTGCTGTAGATGCTGAGGTAGGTTGCTCCTGATTGGTGATTGACTTGCCTGACATGGTTATGTGTTGCCTACGCATGTGTTTTTGACAATGTTTTTGATTTAGTGTAGGAGAGTAATATTTCTTCCATGTCGATGTTGCCCCTGTTTCGTGAGTGATTTGCCTGATATGGTTCATGTGTTGCCCATGCATGTCTTTTTAGCCAGTGGTTTTGAGGACAGTAATGCTTCTTCCATGTCGATGTTGCCCCTGTTTTGTGAGTCATTTCCCTGATACGGTTCATGTGTTGCCTATGCATGTGTTTAGCCAGTGGTTTTGAGGAAAGTAATATTTCTTCCGTGTCGATGTTGCCCCTGTTTTGTGAGTGATTTGCCTGATATGGTTCATGTGTTGCCTATACATGTTTTTAGCCAGTGTTCTTTGATTTACTGCAAGACAGTAATGATTTAGCAACGGGAAACGTACATGTGATGTTTTGTGTGTGCATGAGGTAGGAAGTAATCCAGTAGAGGAAGGGTAATAGGGCTAATTGTAGGAAcagcagttgcataatctcatagtcataggaacatgtataagtcatgaagaaagcaatagcaacatgctaaatgatcaagtgctaagctaacagaatgggtcaagtcaattacatcattctcctaatgatgtgctcccttcaatcaaatgacaactcatgtctatggctaggaaacataaccatctttgattaacaagctagtcaagtagaggcataaatagtgacactctgtttgtctatgtattcacacatgtatcatgtttccggttaatacaattctagcatgaataataaatatttatcatgttataaggaaataaataataactttattattgcctctagggcatatttccttcaaaatgaccctgaaattgaaaagcactacaaatgaactccgaaaaggttgaaattTGGCGTAGTattataatttcacccacatagaatatGCAAAAAAGTaaaagagggttacggcaaaaactggatgcactttgtgtacaaactggacactctctttcgaagtatcagggattcggacgaaaactcatctgttacaaaggcacatcattcttttaaacttattacaactctagactttttatacatttattatgcaccattcaaaaccacgttgtcaactttcaaccctttgtgcattcatttgctatttttcatgcatttactaatttgttttgagctaaatgaccctgaaattgaaaagcactagaaatgaactctgaaaaagttgaaacttggcatggtatcatcatttcacccacatagcatgtgcaaaaaagtagagaagtttactgcaaaaactggatgcacttcatgtacaaattatacactctctttcgaagtatcagagtttcgaaGGAAAACTCATCTCTTACCAAGGCAGTTCATTCTTTTAAACTAGTGATTCACTGAAGAATCTATTTATAAAGTTAtgagaaaaaagaatcactaaaaaatctatttttaaagttaagttattcataaAGTAGTGATTCACaccaatttcaaataattcaaatttaaactattcaacttTGAAAACTACTAGCACTAACAGAAAgtgtgtaattttttgtacctaaagcaaacatatgcacaaagaaactctaaatacagcaaaaaactactcaaaaataaataaaagaaaacaaataaagcagaaaagaaaaaaatataaaaaaaatagttgcgcgctgcccagtgggcctgcttgGCCTTGGGCATGGATATGCCGGCCCATGAGGCCCAGCAGGCTCACAAGGCAGCGCGGCAAAGTTAGGCCCAGAaggctgctttagagaggagctcgaaggagcagccacgactgggtttataaaccagtacgGTTGCccgtcgctcggcgaggtgggactaaattttgtgCACCGCGGGATgggagcgcaccccctttagtaccgggtcgtggctccaaccggtactaagggggggggggggtctttcgtaCCGGTTGAGGCCACGAACCGatgctaaagggggtcgcttccggcCGCTTGGTctggccaaatttgacctttagtaccggttggtgactccaaccggtactaaaggcctctcctttatatacaacacttacgaaaatttcagttagtTTCTGTTCATCTGCTTCGTTGCTGCCCCCTTCGCGCGCGCCCCGTCGCCGACCCAGCCCGTCGCCGTCCCCAtcatcgccgccccgtcgccgcgcccagcccgtccccatcgtcgccgcccccgtcgtgcGTGCCCCGTCACCGCCCCCTGTCGCATTGCATCGCCGGTCCTCGCCCCGCTGTAAGAGATCGACCGCGCCCCGGCCCCCTGCCGCGCGCTGGCTGCCGGCCTCACACACACACAGTACACACACACAAACAGAGACGCATTTTTCTTAattattttttctgtttttagttttttagtttttatacttttagtttatataaatgttagattaatttcAAATGTTAGATGATtatatatataaatgttagatattaatgtcaaatgttaaatgaattagatagaaatatatgttagatgagttagttttttatagttttagttatagatgaattagatatattaatgtcaaatgttagatgaattagatatattaaatttaggtatatgagatttgatcatctaattaaaattttactatatatagaacaagctactttatttttagtaaggaaattaatagaactagtttatttttagtaagtgcttagttgaattagttgaattaacagaactagctagttgaatattagttgaattaatagaactaataagtgtttattaattaatgtttcaactatgaacatagaaaatgtcgtctgacgacgaaaacGATTtcgttatgtgcgaatactgcgaagacgagcgtgacctgtgcgacagaaatttcctagttgatgttaggcgcttcagcatcaacctggatgagaccttcgaagtggatacagtaagtcagaacaacaagtcttttttcgtaattaagcataacttatgcttcatttgcttcaacttataattttaaattttcactattctactagcgtatcccttgCCACGCAAGAATTTTTGTcctagataagataggtttcagtactaacaaaactatgaaggtaaagagagtttacttgaagactgcACATGGTTATACCTTCGACgctaaattatacaatgcagacacctacacccattttgaatgcaaaacttggcaagcactatgcaaggattatgcatttgagcctgatatggttatcacctttgatattcgtccgaaagatgatattgaaggcaATAGAcacatttgggtcgatgtgcagatgcctcaagttctaccattatgtgagttccctgaccatatttatgtctttgatattgtttattgaaaaatagttgacaactaatttctattgacaacttatttccattcaagcaaacatgttcggcgcttggtagacaggaccatcCACTGtctcggggctgaactaaactgtgaggagataggtcattatgtttcatggcttgaggatctttatgctgccaaaagaaaatattttcttgaatttggaaatcttagtactcaaaacgtgcgaccaatagtgctcgtattgaactacggtcacatatatttaggtaagatggtaagatttttactcttTGTTCTTAGTGCattttttgcatacattatttttaagctaaacttcattgctaattatgttactatacgatgttcttcaacaaggaCTCTCGATGATAGTTGTGtctcagtggatcgagactaaaggtcgcatgacaCCCTACagcgcacatgagtgcattcaggatttctagaaccaAGGAATCCTTAATAGTGAAAGGCTAGAGAAAAATTGTcaaggatcgcagagaagtactagggggcagcaagaaTCAGATGAacggcaacccacgattaggagacaggttcatctgcatgctgcaATATGATGAATCATGATTTctacacatgttctatgctatttaacctgagagagagcagcaagagTAATTAGctatagttcatgctcttagtacttgtcctctcatgtcggtGTTCTtcatcctgaacttaatctcaaagtgatttgcttttgtggtcttatgaacgcttataatctcATGACCatattgaactcgatgatatctttacttctggtacaagtgaatattTCTTCTTTAAGCTGGTGTTGGTGgaaattagatagcggtaatgactatgataattaaatagtggtaatgacgactatgatgattattagctagctaatgttgttggtgatgatatgatgcaagagtttttatattaatatgatgatgatgagttattatatcatttatgaaagaaaccgcagattagtttcaactggatggatcctagctagctaagtgatcatcaagtaatatgccatatccatattacttgatcacttaggacGATCCATATCCACTTcaaactaatccgcggtactttcacctagtgatttaataactcattataatgtaaaaacaatctctaaattaaatggaaaacgcaaaattaaaggaaaaataaaaaataaaacaaaccccccaacctttagtaccggtttgtgttaccaaccggtactaaaggtctccccgcccacggccctggctcgtgccacgtggtggaccTTTAGTGGTGGTTCGTGCAGAACTGGTACtagggggggggacctttagtccacaccctttagtgccggttaccgaactgaCACTATAGGCCTCTACAAACCGgtgctaaagcccggttctgcactagtgtaaccatcaatgattggtctgCTCTTATACCGACATTCACTGAAACAAAATCCAATTATGCATCCACTAGAATATCATAGTTGGGATCCACAAGAATACAAGATCAATAAAGGAAAACAAACACAATGGTAGAGTTCTTCCAAATCGaagaggagatgaggtcttgaggaTCTAGAGAGATCCTTCCCTTGAAGGGGTCCTGATATCCACTAGGGATGTTCTCCtaagaggtcttgatctcctagaggagtggTACAAGGAGAAAAGCTCTTTCTAATGTCTCACAATACTTTGTTAACCCTAAACAATGTCCTAGGCACAAAATATATAGGTAGATGGAGTTGAGGGATGAGTTGGGGCGTAAAACATGAAGACCACGGCAGAATCCTGGGAGGGTCGTGCGCGCGGGGTAAGTGAGACCCGTGCAAAttagggtcccgtgggcacggtacacgtcTATTAGGTGCGCATCTTCACTTCTAGTAGGTCTCTGGGAGGCCCATGTGCACGGGGTCAgggaggcccgtgtgcacggggttgcTTGGGAGCTGTTGTCTTCTTTGCGTAGGCTGCCTTTATCTTTTTGTGGAATTGGGGTCCTTCTCCTAGGTCTTTGGGATGTTCCTTAGTTGCTTCGCGGAGGTTGTCCTCGTACCTAATGACACATAGCACACTTTGGTGAGGTAGCATCCAAGTTCATCCATATCCATATCTATCTcgtagaggagtgagttcacctcgaTTTCGATGGCACGTGCgtgagctcttgtcataggtccatgtGGTGCTTGATAAGTTGGTGTAGAGTCCATGAGGAAGACCGAAGGATGCGCCGCATCATATTACCTTTTGTTTTTACACTTACCCTACAACAAATGCCTACCTCCTTTAATTAGTTGAACACATTTTGTGAGCTTGTGGACAGAGAGCGTTCGTACGTGGACACGCAAGGCACGCGTTAAGAAAATGGGTGGGTGGAAGTTGGCTGTATGTATTCATTAATTACTATCCAAATTTGAATTTTAATTATAGTacttcatttttatatacaagatcACAAACTTAGATTACATGTGTGTAGCTAAAAATTTTAATGACTAGTTTGCAAGCTAGCATATTTTTTATTTACATGCATGCaaggaaggaatagaaaaatgagtGGATGTTGAGTCAGTAAGTATTAAACATATTGTTAGTATGAGAAAATACGAATATGCTAAACCTACGAAAGAGTATATGCATGGTTACGAAAGTTCCAAACTCCCTCGATTTTCAGGGAGGTGGGCCCCTCATTCCTCTAAACACGAAACCTATTCTTCCACGTTGGCCAGTACGTATACGTAAGTGTACCATTGCCAGAGGAAATATCATTAACTTTTGTTTCAATTAGTGTTGATAATCATGTATTGATGTAACATGTATTTTTCATAGTGCCTTGTATATactaaatggagggagtatgaattCCTTCACGCAGCCTACAGAAGTTTTACGATAAATTCCCAATAAAATTCTCCACGCCGCCTCGCGTCTATAAATAACACCTCCGGCTGGTCAGAGAACATGGAGCTTTGGACTGGCTGCTGTTAAACACCATGGGCTGTTCACCGCATGCGAAGCATTTCCTAGGCATTGTTATCTTGTTGCTTGCATGCACCATCGTCCACAACGCGACAGAGCTGAGTCTTCCCATGCTGCTCCTGCGCTGGTTTCACGATTTCCCATACACCCAccacctcctcctgatgggtcttcTTCCCGCCACCGTGGCCGCCATATTCCTGACCTTGAAGTTGCGTCCCTGTACCGCATACCTCATCGACTATGCTTGCTTTAAGGGTAGTACCAACTGCCGCGTCCCGATTTCCACCTTCATTGAGCATATGCACCTGACACCGTTCTTGGACGGTCGCAGCATCAAGTTCATGACGCGCGTGCTGGAACGCAGTGGCATCGGCAACGAGTCGAACCTGCCCCCCACTATCCACTACATCCCCGTGTACCGAAGCTTGATGGAAGCCCGTGCTGAAGCAGAGCTGGTCGTCTTCTCTGCCATTGACGACCTGTTCGCGAAGACTGGCGTTGCCCCTAACGCCGTGAGCATACTCGTCGTCAACTGCAGCGTATTCGCCCCAGTGCCGTCCATCAGCGACATGATCGTGAGCAGATACAAGCTCCACCATGACATCCGCTGCCTAAACCTATCAGGCATGGGGTGTAGCGCGGGTGTGACGGCGGCGGGCCTCGCGACCAGGCTACTGCAGGCGACGCGGCGGCACCATGGTGCGCAGTACGCTGTGGTCGTCTCCACGGAAACGCTCACCTCCAACTTCTACGAGGGCAAGGAGCGGCCCATGCAGCTGTCCAACATGCTATTCCGCGTGGGTGGCGCTGCCGCGCTCCTGTCCACGTCCAAGGAAAAGGCACGGTTCCGTCTCACGCACTTCGTGCGAACCATCACGGGTGCCGCAAGTGATGCCGCCTACAAGTGTATCTTCGAGGAGGAGGATGCCGAGGGACACTTAGGTATGAACCTGTCCAAGGACCTCCCGGCCGTCGCCGCCGATGCTCTAAAGGCCAACATCACTGCCATCGGGCCCCTCGTCCTGCCACTCGCCGAGCAGCTGCTCTTTGCATTACATGGAGCAGCGTCTTTCGTATGGAGCAAGCTGCCCATCGACGCCAAGCGGGTCTTCAGGCCGTACGTCCCGGATTTCCGCAAGGCGTTCGATCACTTCTGCATCCACACCGGGGGCCCTACGGCCATCGATGGTGTACAGCGCATCCTCGGGCTATCGGACGAACACGTGGAGCCGGCGCGCATGACCCTTTACCGGTTTGGGAACACATCAAGCAGCTCAGTGTGGTACGAGCTGGCGTACGTCGAGGCCAAGGGCCGGATGTCCAAGGCTGATCGTGTTTGTATGATTGGGTTTGGGTCCGGGTTTGAGTGCGTTAGCGCTGCGTGGGAGTGCATTAAACCGGCGGACGAGCCGGACAAAGCATGGGCTGATTGCATACATCGATACCCGGCCGGTGAGCATTCCCGTGCGCCGGAGATCATCGAATGCTAGCTACCGCGCTCGCCACGTACGTAGCCCCTGCGCTGTGCAGTGCGCATTATATTCCCTTCATTCCAAAATACTTCCTTCGTTccgaatacggatgtatctagactcattttagtgctagatacctccgtatctagataaatctaagacaagtaattcggaacggagagaGTAAATGTCATGGTTTCAGTTCAAATACTCACTTATTAGTTTCAGAAAAAGTGTTGtgattttatttcaaatttgaactaaaccaCAACACTTATTTTGGAGCAAAATTTGAACTGAAACCAGGACACATATTTTAGAACCGATGTAGTATATTAATAGGGAGTACGTGGAAAAATAAGCACTGCGCAGGCCAGTGCAGCGTGTGTTATAATTCAGCACGAGGGCTTAGATATCTGTCTCTCGATATTTTATTCATGCATATATACTAGTACTACCTTCGTCATGGTTTATTAGTCCTCTTTGTAATTTGGATTAAATTTTAATCAaaaatttaactgataaaatgttagtgcatgtcaataaaaattatatcattgaatttatatttgaacatagttttcaatatttaattttttgtgatatgcatgaacattttgttagttcaatttatggtcaaagtttgacacTGATTACATTGGGGATCAATAAAccaaggacggaggtagtacttactactccctccgtccggtaaAGAGTGTTCATCTAgcttcaaaatttgttcataaaaGAGTATACTTCTATCTTCCCAATACACtttaaaataggaaaaaaatactTCTCTCTTATCAtacggtaatcaagaccaatagcaatctacacatggtcttcttaatttctacatgcacttagctcattgggggttgggtaattaaagaggagagagatgatGGCTTGCACGTTCCAATGTATTTTTTACTCAACtccataatttgtcctaaaatttctagatgtacactcttcaccggacggagggagtaaatgctTATTAGCGCAGCTGCATTAATTGGACGCATCGAGCACACCGTCGCGCGCATTATCTAATCCGAATCAATAGCTACGCGCTGGCGGAAATAGTCTGCTCGTGTGATGCACGGTTATTTCAGGCGTTGTCAAGTGGTGGATGGTACGTAAGGTTTAGCTACACGTGTGCTTACTTTATTACGTCTCACTTGTTTCAAAAAGCTATAACTTTTGAACCGAGTTTGAGAACGAAGACCCGCTTTCACCATTGGGTTTCGTGTAATgagctcttcaaaactagatctcatatggATATGTTTATATGGCTTTCTTAAAAAGCAAGTTATGTTTGAGGCAACTTTAGTATTAAAGCGAAACAACTTCCTTGCACCACGTGTGCTAGTGAATTTATATGTAGCAAATATATCGTAGACAACATAGAAATCATGGCGGAGTAATTTTCACCGCATGTAGGCAACTAAGCATCATCGGTAAGCAACTTTGGCATTAAATGGAGGAAATTTACAGAGCAAACTGCCCATCGACGCCAAGCGGGTCTTTAGGCCATACGTCTCGGATTTCCGCACACTAGTAAAAAACAGGgcttttgtcgtggaattgtcacgtcagatgtcctagtgtgaggacttagtcgtcagATGTATTGATCTGAATAGGACGCTGTTTACTTCCTGGTTATTCGATGTTCACATATCTCGTGGTGAGGACTGGCTCCTAATCGGAGATGTTAACTTCATTAGAGCGCCAGACAACCGTAACAGGGGAGGAGGGGACGCTAATGATATGCTTCTATTTAATGAACTCATCAGACGACAATCTTTAGTAGAGTTACCAATTAAAGGGCGATTGTACACCTGGAGTAATATGCAAAATAATCCATTGCTCGGACAATTGGATTGGCACTTCACATCTGTAGACTGGGCTGTCAAATACCCTAACACAATAGTCATACCCCTGGGTAAACCCACGTCTGATCACGCCCCTTGCTATGTCAGCATTCAGTCCAAAAATCCAAAATCCAAGATCTTCCGTTTTGAGGACTTTTGGATCAGACAGCCCGGGTTCTTTGAGACTGTTGAACGATCTTGGAGCAAAAGATGCTATGCCCCCAATACTGTTGCGGTCTTGTGTAAGAAACTTAAAACCCTAAGCTATGATCTGAAGCAATGGAGTAGGAAAATCTCCAAGCTGTCGGGCCTGATCGATAACTGTAACAAAACACTGCTAG is drawn from Triticum dicoccoides isolate Atlit2015 ecotype Zavitan chromosome 4A, WEW_v2.0, whole genome shotgun sequence and contains these coding sequences:
- the LOC119289308 gene encoding 3-ketoacyl-CoA synthase 5-like, which translates into the protein MGCSPHAKHFLGIVILLLACTIVHNATELSLPMLLLRWFHDFPYTHHLLLMGLLPATVAAIFLTLKLRPCTAYLIDYACFKGSTNCRVPISTFIEHMHLTPFLDGRSIKFMTRVLERSGIGNESNLPPTIHYIPVYRSLMEARAEAELVVFSAIDDLFAKTGVAPNAVSILVVNCSVFAPVPSISDMIVSRYKLHHDIRCLNLSGMGCSAGVTAAGLATRLLQATRRHHGAQYAVVVSTETLTSNFYEGKERPMQLSNMLFRVGGAAALLSTSKEKARFRLTHFVRTITGAASDAAYKCIFEEEDAEGHLGMNLSKDLPAVAADALKANITAIGPLVLPLAEQLLFALHGAASFVWSKLPIDAKRVFRPYVPDFRKAFDHFCIHTGGPTAIDGVQRILGLSDEHVEPARMTLYRFGNTSSSSVWYELAYVEAKGRMSKADRVCMIGFGSGFECVSAAWECIKPADEPDKAWADCIHRYPAGEHSRAPEIIEC